One genomic segment of Bifidobacterium breve DSM 20213 = JCM 1192 includes these proteins:
- a CDS encoding tyrosine-type recombinase/integrase, whose translation MTYEESGNDIRAVQELLGHESSVTTQSYIFVPSSDLTFIARKVRARRPQDVSN comes from the coding sequence GGAATCCGGGAATGACATTCGTGCCGTGCAGGAGCTGTTGGGTCATGAGTCATCGGTCACGACCCAAAGCTACATCTTTGTGCCGTCCTCGGATCTCACCTTCATCGCACGCAAGGTGAGAGCGCGCCGCCCGCAGGATGTCTCCAACTGA